One window of Deltaproteobacteria bacterium genomic DNA carries:
- a CDS encoding ABC transporter permease subunit, whose amino-acid sequence MDTATLSALISERLPELWLRTGEHLMLTGCSSGAAMLIGIPLGMLVFRKSWLRNPAMAVIGILQTIPSLAMLAFLLALLHRIGALPAIIALTLYALLPIVRNTLTGLEGVSPQVMEAAKGIGMTHGQQMSMVRIPLAAPVIVAGIRTAAVVGVGIATLSAFIGAGGLGQFINRGLALSNTRLILLGAIPAALLALLIDFAIGAFEWGLRPERRRGNRGPVYAVIRLTAKIIPILLVLAGIFVYLTGPYAHTWLTSSSSRSETGKIVIGTKNFTEQLILGELMAQIIEAETGLTVERRFNLGGTMICHGALVNGEIDLYAEYTGTGLAAILNSPGISDPEDALTHVRKAYRNRFNAHWLQPFGFNNTYAVTVRKEDAIHHKWGSVSDLENAAPQLRAGFTAEFMERPDGYPGLRRAYDLQFLEVKDLDPAIMYQAMANREVDVICAFATDGRIAAYYLTPLEDDRGFFPPYQAAPVVRAQCLTAYPEVEEALSLLGGSLDNAAMQRLNFEVDGKKMRPADVAKKFLKTGLKTGDPEQPRSRANSDP is encoded by the coding sequence ATGGATACGGCGACCCTGAGCGCGCTCATCTCCGAACGCCTCCCCGAACTCTGGCTGCGAACGGGTGAACATCTCATGCTCACCGGGTGTTCTTCCGGTGCGGCAATGCTGATCGGAATACCTCTCGGAATGCTCGTATTCCGAAAGTCCTGGCTGCGGAACCCTGCCATGGCAGTCATCGGCATCCTTCAGACCATCCCCAGCCTGGCCATGCTCGCCTTTCTCCTGGCCCTGCTCCACAGGATCGGAGCCCTCCCCGCCATCATCGCCCTGACCCTTTATGCCCTCCTTCCCATTGTCCGCAACACCCTCACCGGCCTGGAAGGCGTATCCCCTCAGGTAATGGAGGCAGCCAAAGGGATCGGGATGACCCACGGGCAGCAAATGAGCATGGTCCGTATCCCCCTGGCTGCGCCGGTGATCGTCGCCGGGATCCGAACCGCAGCCGTTGTCGGGGTGGGGATCGCCACCCTTTCCGCATTTATCGGGGCCGGGGGGCTGGGTCAGTTCATCAACCGCGGCCTCGCCCTCTCCAACACCCGTCTCATCCTTTTGGGCGCCATCCCCGCCGCCCTCCTCGCCCTTCTGATAGACTTTGCCATCGGCGCATTCGAATGGGGGCTGCGGCCTGAAAGAAGACGCGGCAACAGAGGACCAGTTTACGCCGTGATCCGATTGACGGCGAAAATTATTCCCATCCTGCTGGTGCTTGCAGGCATATTCGTCTATCTCACAGGGCCCTATGCGCACACATGGCTGACATCCTCATCTTCCCGGTCCGAGACCGGGAAGATCGTCATCGGAACAAAGAATTTTACGGAACAGCTGATATTGGGCGAGCTGATGGCCCAGATCATCGAAGCCGAAACCGGATTGACAGTGGAACGGCGGTTCAACCTCGGCGGCACCATGATCTGCCACGGGGCCCTGGTCAACGGCGAAATCGACCTGTATGCCGAGTATACCGGGACAGGACTGGCCGCCATCCTCAACTCGCCCGGCATATCCGACCCGGAGGATGCCTTAACCCATGTGCGGAAGGCATACCGCAACCGCTTTAATGCCCATTGGCTTCAGCCCTTCGGGTTCAACAACACCTATGCCGTCACCGTCCGCAAGGAGGACGCCATTCACCATAAGTGGGGCTCGGTTTCTGATCTTGAGAATGCAGCCCCTCAGCTCCGCGCCGGATTCACTGCCGAATTCATGGAGAGACCGGACGGCTATCCCGGCCTGAGGAGGGCCTATGACCTCCAATTCCTGGAGGTAAAGGATCTGGACCCCGCCATTATGTATCAGGCCATGGCCAACCGGGAGGTGGATGTGATCTGCGCCTTTGCCACGGACGGGCGGATTGCCGCCTATTACCTGACGCCGCTGGAGGACGACCGGGGCTTTTTTCCTCCTTATCAGGCGGCCCCGGTGGTAAGGGCGCAATGTCTCACCGCCTATCCTGAAGTGGAGGAGGCGTTGTCCCTCCTTGGAGGCAGTCTTGACAACGCCGCCATGCAGCGTCTTAACTTCGAGGTGGATGGAAAAAAGATGCGACCGGCGGATGTCGCCAAAAAATTTCTGAAGACCGGGTTGAAAACAGGAGACCCGGAGCAACCTCGGTCCCGCGCAAATTCGGATCCCTGA
- a CDS encoding PAS domain-containing sensor histidine kinase has protein sequence MIREQEDLRFTASQTERLQQAHAAMKERFQEMEARYRALFERSLYGIYLHDPEGNFLDANEAALRLLGYTKEEFLSLNLQSVLGATQARDAYSRISEILNQGAAKETREYSLRTKDGNTLWVEVDVSLIYREGRPYAIQGVAKNITLSKQAKQALRESEQKYRTLFEQSVDAVYITSREGTFLDANPALLDLFGYTREELLGGFNVRQLYCDPRGRDAFQEQIEERGFLRNYPVTFRRKDGTEIDCLLTSSVRRSEDGTMQGYQGIIRDVTEQKKAEKALQDREAHYRAMVEAFDGLIYICSRDYRVEFMNQRFIDRTGYDATGELCYKAIHNLDTVCPWCVNERIFKGETVRWEVLSPKDNRWLYVVNTPIFHADGTMSKQALILDITDRKKMEQDLQESTERLKFFAYSVSHDLKGPAIGAYGFAKRLSERYRDSLDETGRLYCDQIAAASEQIGALVDQINLFIASKELPLNIETIDVKEILDRVREDFSPQLQVRQIDWQEPDRIPPLNADRLALSRILRNLVDNALKYGGTALSHIYIGYCEEEDRHLLFVEDNGPGIKGDDAQKIFGVFMRRKDSKGVQGTGLGLAIVKEMAEQHGGRAWVEPGAKGGSTFYVSISKDLSPGHGQCPPDRDDKGETGQGRPDTPQVRKPPVRSSPQGSGENHCANSR, from the coding sequence ATGATCCGCGAGCAAGAAGATCTTCGCTTTACGGCATCCCAGACGGAGAGACTGCAACAAGCGCATGCGGCCATGAAGGAACGGTTTCAGGAGATGGAGGCCCGGTACCGGGCGCTCTTCGAACGCTCCCTTTACGGTATTTATCTCCATGATCCGGAGGGAAATTTCCTGGATGCCAATGAGGCGGCCCTTCGGCTCCTCGGGTACACAAAAGAGGAATTTCTATCCCTGAATTTGCAGTCGGTGCTGGGTGCGACCCAGGCCAGGGACGCCTATTCAAGGATCTCGGAGATCCTGAACCAAGGGGCGGCAAAGGAGACAAGGGAATACAGTCTCAGGACGAAAGATGGAAATACCCTATGGGTCGAGGTGGATGTTTCTCTCATCTACCGGGAGGGGAGACCCTACGCCATCCAGGGTGTGGCCAAAAACATCACCTTATCAAAGCAGGCAAAACAGGCACTGAGGGAGAGCGAACAAAAATATCGAACCCTCTTTGAGCAATCCGTGGATGCGGTTTATATAACCAGCAGGGAAGGAACCTTTCTGGATGCCAACCCTGCCCTGCTGGACCTTTTTGGGTACACCAGAGAGGAACTGCTCGGCGGTTTCAATGTCCGGCAGCTGTACTGCGACCCAAGAGGCCGGGACGCCTTTCAGGAACAGATCGAAGAAAGGGGCTTTCTCCGGAACTATCCGGTTACCTTTCGCCGAAAGGACGGCACAGAGATCGATTGCCTTCTGACCTCTTCGGTCCGGCGCTCAGAAGATGGGACCATGCAGGGGTACCAGGGAATCATCCGGGATGTGACCGAACAGAAGAAGGCGGAAAAGGCCCTGCAGGACAGGGAGGCCCATTACAGGGCCATGGTCGAGGCATTTGACGGCCTGATCTATATCTGTTCCAGGGATTACCGGGTGGAGTTCATGAACCAGCGGTTCATCGATCGTACAGGCTATGACGCTACAGGGGAGCTCTGCTACAAGGCCATTCACAACCTGGATACGGTGTGCCCATGGTGCGTTAATGAACGGATTTTCAAAGGGGAGACCGTCCGGTGGGAGGTCCTCAGTCCCAAGGACAACCGGTGGCTGTATGTCGTGAATACGCCTATTTTTCATGCGGACGGGACCATGTCCAAGCAGGCCCTGATCCTCGATATCACCGACCGAAAGAAGATGGAGCAGGACCTGCAGGAGAGCACGGAAAGGCTGAAGTTCTTTGCCTACTCTGTTTCACACGATCTCAAAGGTCCGGCCATCGGGGCCTATGGATTTGCAAAACGGTTATCCGAACGATACCGGGATTCCCTGGATGAAACCGGCAGGCTTTATTGCGATCAGATCGCGGCCGCCTCGGAGCAGATCGGGGCGCTGGTGGACCAGATCAACCTTTTTATCGCATCAAAAGAACTCCCGCTTAACATCGAGACCATAGATGTCAAGGAGATCCTCGACAGGGTTCGGGAGGATTTTTCGCCGCAGCTCCAGGTCCGTCAAATAGACTGGCAGGAACCGGACCGAATACCTCCCCTTAACGCGGACCGACTTGCCCTCTCCAGAATACTCCGAAATCTGGTGGATAATGCGCTCAAATACGGTGGAACAGCCCTGAGTCACATTTACATCGGGTATTGCGAAGAGGAAGACCGTCACCTCCTTTTTGTAGAGGACAACGGCCCCGGAATAAAAGGAGACGACGCACAAAAGATCTTCGGGGTTTTCATGCGCAGAAAGGATTCCAAAGGCGTCCAGGGGACCGGGTTGGGTCTTGCCATCGTAAAGGAAATGGCCGAACAGCACGGGGGCCGGGCCTGGGTGGAGCCGGGCGCAAAAGGGGGGAGCACCTTTTATGTCTCCATCTCCAAGGACCTCTCTCCGGGCCATGGGCAGTGTCCGCCTGATCGAGATGACAAAGGGGAAACCGGACAAGGCCGGCCTGATACTCCCCAAGTCCGTAAACCACCGGTCCGTTCTTCCCCGCAGGGATCGGGCGAAAATCACTGCGCGAATTCACGCTGA
- a CDS encoding helix-turn-helix domain-containing protein — protein MEIKRHRVSSGVSQLDRLLGGLFIGDNVVWYDDAGSLASLFCLNFIQTSQAQEKPVIYVSFDRSPRNLLEKLGTLADNKNLTILDCFTYGKGAGSDVFLKFYDEKEPAPPCRIVQMEEPQDMAKFRETFYGLFDTLENDIRIVFESLTGMQELWGGEAHIAGFYSHSCPRLYELNTIAYWVMEKQAHSRRLRAKINQIAQVAIALSVKRGTTSLTILKAEERHTDHLNEPHYYWSKDLNVQFETDKRTTGRIDLGIRLKTLRKKRGLSQTDLAKLVGVTSSTISQVESNLIYPSLSALLKMAEVLSVDVSSFFQKSREVTKRTVFQAGDATEVNFPNLPAGSITAKLLTPEDFEVRAEPYLVEIPPQKSLSHFFLHKGEELGYVLAGKLQMKLATGVYTARAGDVISLTTDTPSQWKNPGPHVAKMFWVKIK, from the coding sequence ATGGAAATAAAAAGGCACCGGGTATCTTCAGGGGTGAGCCAGTTGGACCGGCTTCTGGGGGGGCTGTTTATCGGAGACAATGTGGTGTGGTATGACGATGCGGGAAGCCTTGCGTCGCTGTTTTGCCTCAATTTTATCCAGACCTCTCAGGCACAGGAAAAACCGGTCATCTACGTGAGTTTCGACCGGTCTCCAAGGAATCTTTTGGAAAAACTGGGGACATTGGCGGACAATAAGAACCTGACGATACTGGATTGTTTTACTTACGGAAAAGGGGCGGGTTCGGATGTTTTTCTCAAATTCTATGATGAAAAAGAGCCTGCGCCGCCATGCCGGATTGTACAGATGGAAGAACCGCAGGATATGGCAAAATTCAGGGAGACCTTTTACGGGCTGTTTGACACCTTGGAAAACGATATTCGTATCGTGTTTGAGAGCCTCACCGGTATGCAGGAATTGTGGGGAGGGGAAGCGCATATTGCGGGCTTCTATTCCCACTCGTGCCCCAGGTTGTATGAATTGAACACCATTGCCTACTGGGTAATGGAAAAGCAGGCCCATTCGCGCCGGCTAAGGGCAAAAATCAACCAGATCGCCCAGGTCGCCATTGCGCTTTCCGTAAAGCGGGGGACCACATCGCTGACCATCTTAAAGGCGGAAGAACGACACACGGATCACCTCAACGAGCCGCACTATTACTGGAGTAAGGACCTCAACGTGCAGTTTGAAACAGACAAACGGACCACCGGCCGAATCGATCTCGGAATTCGCTTAAAAACGCTTCGAAAAAAGAGAGGCCTCTCCCAGACTGATCTGGCCAAGCTGGTGGGCGTCACATCCAGCACCATATCCCAGGTGGAGAGCAACCTGATCTACCCATCTTTGTCTGCCCTGTTGAAAATGGCGGAAGTGCTTTCCGTGGACGTGAGTTCATTCTTCCAGAAATCAAGAGAAGTCACCAAACGGACCGTCTTCCAGGCCGGCGATGCCACTGAGGTAAACTTTCCAAACCTGCCCGCGGGGAGTATCACCGCCAAACTTCTGACCCCGGAAGATTTTGAAGTCCGGGCCGAGCCGTACCTGGTTGAGATTCCCCCCCAAAAAAGCCTCTCCCATTTTTTTCTCCATAAAGGCGAAGAGCTGGGGTATGTGCTTGCAGGGAAGCTTCAGATGAAACTGGCCACGGGTGTTTACACTGCCCGTGCCGGTGACGTGATCTCTCTCACCACGGACACGCCGTCCCAGTGGAAAAATCCAGGCCCCCATGTTGCCAAGATGTTCTGGGTAAAGATCAAGTGA
- the asnB gene encoding asparagine synthase B: MCGIAGCIGARDTKTINRMLDALPHRGPDDRGIHEHDGGVFGHTRLSIVDVAMGHQPILANGGSQGIICNGEIYNFRKLRTQLSPQHRFKTKSDSEVILHLYQEKGPECVKELDGMFAFAIFDGGSLMMARDPIGIKPLYYGHKGGKLYFSSELGAMSLAGLDMVHEFPAGHYYTPEKGFVQYYRIPEIEDHLLTDIDETSEIIRETFIKAVKKRLLADPEVPVGSFCSGGLDSSLVAAIAADEIPNLHTFVVGMEDDFGDVSDDVKAARIAAKHIGSTHHELLFTEAEYYEALPIVIKELESYDPSLVRCAVPCYFTCKLAADYVTVVLTGEGADEIFAGYHYMKHFPFDKLNLEGRRCIGNLHNINLQRADRMGMYFSLELRVPFLDEAMVDLSMKIPPELKIREHDGAKIEKWILRKAFEDTNYLPDDILWRYKVQYTQGAGCESLGEQLAHKEMSQEEFERIKAENPKATINSREAAYYFKIFRRFHPQDSILSSIGIWTGFDFAEEREHVTGTIDGDLKHDHAEEEKSKESRAA, encoded by the coding sequence ATGTGCGGCATTGCCGGTTGTATCGGCGCAAGGGACACAAAAACCATCAATCGCATGTTGGATGCGCTTCCCCATCGAGGGCCCGACGATCGGGGCATACACGAACACGACGGCGGTGTGTTCGGCCATACCCGACTCTCCATTGTGGACGTGGCCATGGGACATCAACCGATTCTGGCCAACGGCGGCAGTCAGGGGATTATCTGTAACGGCGAGATCTATAATTTCCGTAAACTTCGAACGCAGCTGTCTCCTCAGCACCGCTTCAAGACCAAGTCGGATTCAGAGGTGATCCTGCATCTCTACCAGGAGAAGGGCCCGGAATGCGTCAAGGAACTGGACGGCATGTTTGCCTTTGCCATTTTTGACGGCGGCAGTTTAATGATGGCGAGAGACCCGATCGGGATCAAGCCCCTGTACTACGGACATAAAGGCGGAAAACTCTATTTTTCGTCGGAACTGGGGGCCATGAGCCTGGCCGGCCTGGACATGGTGCATGAATTTCCTGCAGGTCACTACTATACGCCTGAGAAAGGATTTGTTCAGTACTACCGGATCCCGGAGATCGAGGACCATCTGCTGACGGATATCGATGAAACCTCTGAAATCATTCGGGAGACCTTTATCAAGGCCGTCAAGAAAAGACTGCTGGCCGATCCCGAGGTGCCGGTGGGATCATTTTGCAGCGGAGGCCTGGACAGCAGTCTGGTGGCGGCTATCGCCGCCGATGAGATTCCGAACCTTCATACCTTTGTGGTGGGAATGGAGGATGATTTCGGCGATGTGAGCGATGATGTGAAGGCGGCCCGAATTGCGGCCAAGCATATCGGATCCACGCACCACGAACTCCTTTTTACTGAAGCGGAGTACTACGAAGCACTCCCCATCGTTATCAAGGAACTCGAGAGTTACGATCCGTCGCTGGTGCGGTGTGCCGTGCCCTGCTATTTCACCTGCAAACTGGCCGCGGATTACGTCACCGTTGTCCTGACCGGCGAGGGCGCGGACGAGATATTTGCGGGTTACCATTACATGAAGCATTTCCCTTTTGACAAACTCAACCTGGAGGGCAGACGGTGCATCGGAAACCTGCACAACATCAACCTTCAGAGGGCCGACCGGATGGGCATGTATTTCAGCCTCGAATTGCGGGTGCCGTTTCTGGATGAAGCCATGGTGGATCTCTCCATGAAGATCCCGCCTGAATTGAAGATACGGGAACACGACGGGGCCAAGATCGAGAAGTGGATTCTGCGCAAGGCCTTTGAAGACACGAATTACCTTCCTGATGACATCCTTTGGCGATATAAGGTGCAGTACACCCAGGGGGCCGGATGCGAGAGCCTTGGGGAACAATTGGCCCACAAGGAGATGAGCCAGGAGGAATTCGAACGCATTAAGGCGGAGAATCCCAAGGCCACCATCAACAGCAGGGAGGCGGCCTATTATTTTAAGATCTTCCGCCGGTTTCATCCTCAGGACTCCATCCTGAGTTCCATCGGAATCTGGACGGGGTTTGATTTTGCCGAAGAAAGAGAACATGTGACGGGCACAATCGACGGTGACCTCAAACACGACCATGCGGAAGAGGAAAAGAGCAAAGAGAGTCGCGCCGCCTAA
- a CDS encoding VOC family protein, translating to MKLNHVAMVARSQENADRFYEGILQLTKIKTSMLTSDLARKIFGLEVECPLILYGNEAFAIEIFVTERIPVSRSPFAHTCLQVEDREAFIKTCRSAGATVNLIPRGEWQLCFVRDFDGNLFEIK from the coding sequence ATGAAACTGAACCACGTGGCAATGGTCGCCCGTTCACAGGAAAATGCAGACCGGTTCTACGAGGGGATACTGCAACTGACCAAGATCAAGACGTCCATGCTGACCAGCGATCTCGCAAGGAAGATATTCGGATTGGAGGTGGAGTGTCCGCTGATCCTTTACGGGAATGAGGCGTTCGCCATAGAGATCTTTGTAACGGAACGGATTCCCGTGAGCCGCTCGCCTTTCGCCCACACCTGCCTGCAGGTGGAAGACCGCGAGGCGTTCATAAAAACGTGCCGGTCGGCCGGGGCGACTGTCAATCTGATTCCCAGGGGAGAATGGCAACTCTGCTTTGTACGGGACTTTGACGGAAACCTGTTTGAGATCAAATAG
- a CDS encoding GAF domain-containing protein, translating to MVREDKITIDIFKVVAKAVAESDNLPIMLNHLAQLLVAALEIKGCSIFVLDLEKEELEPLVSFGLSPAYQRKGILRADKSVGCTLRGEPVIIRDVRGSDSLQYPDAAREEGIAAIVSMPIFFLQEVIGVLRLYHHEVWDISEQDVDSLLILGENIGMAMMFTRLLNSLQGIKRSVEDLPPELNRWM from the coding sequence GGTGGTGGCCAAAGCCGTTGCAGAATCCGACAATCTCCCCATCATGCTCAACCATCTGGCGCAACTGCTTGTGGCGGCATTAGAAATCAAAGGGTGTTCCATCTTCGTCCTGGACCTGGAAAAGGAGGAACTGGAGCCTCTTGTGTCTTTCGGCCTCAGCCCTGCCTACCAGCGCAAAGGAATCCTCCGCGCCGATAAGAGTGTGGGCTGCACCCTGCGGGGAGAGCCCGTCATTATTCGGGATGTCCGTGGATCCGACAGTCTCCAGTACCCGGATGCCGCCAGGGAAGAAGGGATCGCCGCCATTGTGTCCATGCCCATCTTTTTTCTTCAAGAGGTAATCGGGGTGCTTCGGCTGTATCACCATGAGGTCTGGGATATCTCCGAGCAGGATGTGGATTCCCTTCTCATCCTGGGCGAGAACATCGGGATGGCCATGATGTTCACCCGTCTTCTGAACAGTCTTCAAGGGATCAAGAGATCTGTGGAAGACCTTCCTCCGGAATTGAATCGCTGGATGTAG